A region of the Sminthopsis crassicaudata isolate SCR6 chromosome 6, ASM4859323v1, whole genome shotgun sequence genome:
CATGTCTCCTGTCAGAGTGAGCATATGTAATTCCCACACGTGTATACAGACACACATGCCTGGGTGCATACCCCCGCCAGGGCACccacatgcacacgcacacacacccacgcgcacgcacacgcacacacaccgTTCGCTAACAAGTAATCTACACAGGCTTGCTGCTACTCTTGCAGCTGCCAGTCCCTGAATCTGTCATATTAAATAACCCAGTGTCCGGTAATCGGAGTTTCTTCTTCGGCGGAGTCTTCAGCGTTCCAGATCTTTCCTTTACCTTGTATTCTAAAGTGCTGTGAGGTACCCCATAAATTCCTTGTGCTTTGGAAACACTCATTTTCCCGCTCATTACCATCGCAATGGCCTCTTCCATTATTTCATGGTCGTACTGCCGGTAGCGGCCACGTTTTTTCCTAGGTTGCTTATTATCTTTGCGATCCAAGCCATCTTCTGCATTTTCAGAGTTTCCATCAACTGTTCCGTTTTTAGAATTAAGACACAGAGGAGAGAGGTCCCCATGGAGGAAGTAAGAGTCAACATTGGAGTGAGTTACGGGCCCAGAACATTCTATTTTGCTCTGTTTGGGGAGGATATTTTTCAGTTTCTGCAGAGCCGATCCTTCTAGGACTGAAGAGGTCTTGGACACTTGGTACATGACATCCAGGAGCCCGGAGCCGTCGGGCTGAGGCTTCGAGCCGGAGCTCAGCCGCAGCTGGGGGATTTTGAGCTGCACGGTGGGGCTGGGAGGCTCGCCCTGAAGGCCTTCGCTTTTGTCTTTGAACTGAGTGACCATTCTCTGCAGAGTTAACTGGTGGAGGTAACTGGAAGCTGTTGGGAATTTGAGTTCTGAGGTTTCAAGTAGGTGGAGCTTACTTTTGTCTGTGCGCTCTGCCTGAGCTCGGGCCCATAGGGCCACTTTCTGCAGCACCGCACAGGGTTCTTTACTGTCTTTATGGGAGTGACTATCATGGAAATCTCgacttttgtttttaagagaCGCAGGCTTTCCTGCTGGTAAGGCTTCTAAGTGGAGGAGTAAAGTTTTTTGAGGTATGCCATAAAGTATGCCTGCTTTATTTATGTCCAGTGCTCCAGACTGAATGTCTTTCAAAGCTTTTGAGAGCAAACCATCTGCAAACTCAGCACTTCTTTCCACATAgtcctctctgtctctggggAGTCTCCTGGATGGATGGAATGAAACGATGGTAAACTGATGCATGAGAGACTCTCACACAGCTATGGAAGGGGAGGGTCCACTCCTTTATTATACTCCTTGCTTAGGTAACATCACTGCTTCTGACACTTTAAAGTCTTTGAGACGTGGTACAGACTCCTAATCTTAACAAATGCTAAAGTCCTGGTAGGACAATGCGTCAATCATACAGTGGTCTCTACGGGCAGACCTTCCAAGAACTTAAAGTCCTAACTCAGTAATGCATAATATTCTCATGCTGTTGCTATTCCCTCTGATAGATGCTTGCAGAGCAACACCGCTATAATTTATACAATTAGTGTTCCGTTATTAAAAATACCCAAATCCTAAAGGAGTTTTTGTTAGTAGAAACGTGACGTTACCGCTAAACAAGTAATAAAAGAGTCAACCCCTTTATAGGAAATTTATAGGAACATTACCAAACACAAACATCCCACACTTCCACAAGAATAatgtttctatatttaaaaacttaaaattctatACTTAACCATAATCGTATAACTGGATAATAAAACGCagttttagatatttttaatatctatttattttcgTTCTAACTAATGTAAAACTTCAAATTCATACAAAAGGTTTAATGCATCTTCTGACTCAAAAATACCTAATATTCTCAGTGAAACAGATAGTTCTCTAATATGTGGAGGTGACAAAAGGGTCCTGCCATAGCTGTTAAAATGGGAAGAAACCCAAAGTATGAcaaaatctaatttatttaaattgatttaGTGATAGCTTTCTATccataaaataaatctttatggTCACTGCTACTATATCTACCAAGCAGTTTGCCACCATCACACAcctaaggaagaataaaaatcagtactatgagttattttttttcactaagaaTTATTAAATACAGTACTTTTAAAACTTgttcatgttatttttaaaaatttaagtattGAAGTTAAATGTTCTGCTCAAAATGTTTCCTAAAGAAATTCTTGAAGTAACTGAAATTATCTTTTGCAGTCCTGCTTCTTATTTTGCATTCTGTGATTAAACTTGCATTTTAGCAACATGAACTAAAGTTTGGTGATTGTTCTGATAACTTTTCtttaacagaaagagtaaaaaaaaaatgaaagaaagaaagaaaaaagacaaatgaaacgTGTGATATAGACATTTATGAGTGgtaaaaattctgaagaaaaatgaTGCATAATGTGTATAAGTATACTCGACATATCATAAAAGCTCTGCCTTCAAAGATGTATTTTTGCATCAACTAATAATTATTTCCTAGATGTGGCTTACCCAGACATAGAATTTTCAGAAGATGGATCACATGTTGAGGACTCTTCGGATCTTGTGCTGGTTTTCTTTGTAGAGAGATCTAATACTCCATCCCCTATGATTTATCAGGAAACAAAAAGTGATTCAATAACAGTGTTCAAAAAGGTTTTACTTTTTATCTCTGCATTTCTTCAACTTTTATCACTATATTTCTCCTATTCCTACTTCTTGCTCTTACTTCAGCACAAAGTTAATTAAATGTTGGGGGAGGCAGGAAATCAGAAGCtcgagggggaagaaagagaatttatgATGGAGAACTGGACAAGAGGAAACTAGGTCTagtttaaatatacatattagtTCACCTGACATTTTCTATCTTCAGCTTTTCTTCCcttaatttactcatttattcCCAGCAGCCTCTGaggcattttgcaaatttttcttgcttttggggaaaaggagagagatgtaCTTAGTCAGAGATGCAACAGggagaataaagataaaatgaggaaGAACACAGACTGGGGGAAGTCTTTCCAAAACTATgcaatttaaagttttttgttttttttttaagacattccCGTTTTTAGGTACTATGCTTTGTTtgttagaagaaagaaagaagcccCAAGTCTAATTTCAAAGTAAATAGAATGACTTAGAAATGTTTGTACTTGTGGCTAAAAACGTGCCCAGAAAAGCAAGGCAGCCACTGTCACTGAGCGTGAGGTTCTGGAGGCAGGAAGCCCTGAGTCCTCACCTTGGGAAGTCATTTGTTGCTAGTGCCGCTGTCCAGCACTGCAGTGAGCAATCACTTGTGTGCCCAGTATGGTGCCCCGCCTGTTTCCTCATAGTTAACAAAACTTTATTACGTCCCTTTTTATAGGATTTATCATGAACAATTCTTCTGCTTGAAATTATTCAAGGTTTAAAACTgttttatctttcctctttttttctacatTGTTGATCATGTCCAGTCATTTGATATGGATCTTTCAAGTCAGGAACACAAACTTCATCCTCACCCCATTATAATATGAAACAATGATATGCTTCATGAGATTGTTACCAGGAACATATTAAGGTGAAAACTGAGGACTTTGTATCTTAATTAAAATGCACTTTTCATGTCACTCTGACATTTTGCTTTATGCAAGTAAAATTGCAGCATTTTAAACAATTTCCTGATCTAATGAAAAAGGTCTAGatcataaaatggaaaaacttCTCAACTATTATACTGATCACTAAAATAATGAGTCCATTTTaacacacaaagaaaaattataaaatttttataaatcatgTCAAAATTAGTGAGTTCTAAAAACCCATTATTTTTTAGCGGGGTATatgcttattaattttataatgtaaaagataattaaaaaccTAAGACAATGTGCAAACCTTTATGGTTATCAGCACCTATATGATCATtataaaaaaaagcacaaaaacaaTACATGTGTATTCTGTCATgatcattaaataaaatttacacATTTCACAACTGAATTTAAATGACTacacatgaaaatattttgatattataaGTATCCTTATTATCATATCACATTGCAACAGTACACAAGAGTATGAACCTGCAGCCAACAAACCTGGATCTGCTTTGACAGAACTAAAGACATCACAACCTCTCTCAAGTTTCCTTTCACTCTAAGACAACTATCCTGAAACTTACCTAACTCCCTCATATGTTAGGAGGAAAGCCCTATTAGAATGGAATTACttcttacatacacacatacacacacacacacacatatatatatttgttataatacAAAGTGTCCCCAAGGTCTTAGTGCACCTTTATATGCAAAGAGTTAAACCTGAACAGAAGTCTGGctgttaaaagtttaaaattgtgCAAAAACCCTTGGATTGTGTTTGTTTCAGACATTATGTagcttatacatacatatgtataactgAAACCCACTATGAATATCCTTTAGAGTCAAGTCTTCAGAGGAGCTGAATAGTTTAATTCTGTAAGATGATATATTTACTTAAACTGGTTGAATTGAGATCCCATCGAGTCATGGGATCATCAAGTTAAAGCTTGGAGACAGAGTCTAATCCTTTTCTTTTAGACATGATAACATTTGAGACCAACAGGTATTAAAGTGacaacttttgtttttttctggtcaagttTCATATCTACATTTATAAAAGTTGATTCCCCAATAAGGGATTAAATGACATGAAAAGCtaattttcaagaaaagaaataaaaaacctcaaaaacTACATGGAAAATGACCTAAATCACAAATatagggaaataaaaattaaaattaaaactcacaactatctgattttttttttaaaggcaagtaACAGTTGTTGGAAGGCTAACCAACAAGTTTCAGAAGCTGATTAAGATCTAAGCAAGCTTGAGTGTCAAAACCAaccagattctattttacaacAATAAACAAAGTCCTTCATAGAGCTTTAAAAATTAGCTGGAAAAGCTATTTATAAGATTATATAGAAAACCTACTTCCTATTAAgtattattgaataaaataaaaacttctgaaGGTATGGTGACATGAATGCCAAAAACCCCACAAGCAATCCTAGGCTACACAATGTCTGAAACAAAGCTAGTTATATTATAGTCCCACTCTGCTAGGTGCCTGTTAAGAGAATATCTGGAATACTGCATTAAACTCCAGATATAAGATTTCAAGAAACTTTAACTGAAGGGTGTGTAGAGGAAGCTGGGTATAAGATgcaaaaaaacctttaaattgTTATGCCAAAAAAGTAACAGTTAAAGGAAATAGGGATATTTAGCTAAGAAAAGAAAGTGCTTATGGGAAAAATAGTAGCTGTCCTTAAACATTCTAAGGATTTCCTGTCAAAGAAggtttatattttttctgtttagcTCCAGAATgcataaagaagaaaagatggaaattacAAAAAAGATGATGTATACTGAAAACAATGACAAATTTCCTAACACCTAGAGATAAGCAACAGGAGCTTTAGAAAGGAGGGGATTTTCCTCTCATGTAAATACAGCACACAAGAGTGAGATGACTACCTGCCAGGATCACTGTTGGAAGGATCCTGAAGTCAGCTTGGGGCTGGATGCTGGGGCGCCTCAAACTCTCTCCCATTCTTGATGCATGTGGCTAATTTTGGGGAGATCAGTAACTACTATagtgtaataaaattatattttcaataaCTCAAGGGAAGAGGACCAGTTGACCTGCTAATAAGAGGTCTTAGGAGCTTTTGCTTACTTGTAGTATTGCTTTgtttacattttctaatttttcctcctttactttTATTGTAAATGTTACAATAGTGTCTCTACTGACTTTTAATTTACTACTTTTGAATCTACTCTGGTCGTAGAAACTACATagtccatttctttttaaaataatactttggtTGCAAAGTGAGACtaagtagggttttttttttcctctttttcggATTGAGGTACAAAACTTTAATTCTTAATTGTTAGCTATGTTCTAGATAGTCAAAGtgttaaaagatatgaaatattttgtgttccaaatgtttatCATAAAGTTTAAATTGTGGACCATCATATAATTGATAAAGCTCAAAACAAATTTTGAGTGAGTATACAATCTACTTTTCATTGAGACAAGACTGTAGGAAAAGACATTACATTTATTTAGAACTTTCAGAGAAAGTCAACCATTTTTCAA
Encoded here:
- the LCORL gene encoding ligand-dependent nuclear receptor corepressor-like protein isoform X4, with amino-acid sequence MDKGRGRMAAAAAAAAAAAAQCRSPRCAAERRGFRRELDSWRHRLMHCVGFESILEGLYGPRLRRDLSLFEDCEPEELTDWSMDEKCSFCNLQKEAVSDCTPTLGSSQSTPTEELSSQGQSNTDKIECQAENYLNALFRKKDLPQNCDPNIPLVAQELMKKMIRQFAIEYISKSGKIQENRNGSVGPSLICKGIQMNQIENSLQEEQEGPLDLTVNRTQEQNTQQGDGVLDLSTKKTSTRSEESSTCDPSSENSMSGRLPRDREDYVERSAEFADGLLSKALKDIQSGALDINKAGILYGIPQKTLLLHLEALPAGKPASLKNKSRDFHDSHSHKDSKEPCAVLQKVALWARAQAERTDKSKLHLLETSELKFPTASSYLHQLTLQRMVTQFKDKSEGLQGEPPSPTVQLKIPQLRLSSGSKPQPDGSGLLDVMYQVSKTSSVLEGSALQKLKNILPKQSKIECSGPVTHSNVDSYFLHGDLSPLCLNSKNGTVDGNSENAEDGLDRKDNKQPRKKRGRYRQYDHEIMEEAIAMVMSGKMSVSKAQGIYGVPHSTLEYKVKERSGTLKTPPKKKLRLPDTGLFNMTDSGTGSCKSSSKPV